A stretch of DNA from Silvanigrella paludirubra:
TCGAATATGTAAGCATTCAGCCGAAGGAAACTCATCCGCTATTTTATCAAAAAGATGGATAAGTTCTCCATGTCCTGCAGAAACAGGTGTATATTTTCCGTCTTCATCTTTAAAAGGAGTTCCGTCCATATTAAAACGAATGGTTGAGAGGGCTCTACCTTGTTCTAAAATAAACCATTGCCCCGAATTTTTTCTATTATTTTTTAACCATTCAGGAGCAAATGGGCTGTTACGTAAAGTAAAGATATCCATTGTACTTTCTTGAATTTGAGAAGTTAGAGTTTGAATTTGATTTTCAAATTCTTTTTTCATATTGGTAGGGACAACAAGAACATTTCCTAAACAAGGTAATAATTTTATTTGCTCTGAAAGCTTGAGCATTAAAAAAGAATCGCCTTCATTTGTTGTCGGTACTAAAGCTTTTGGAAGAGATCCATATTGATTTAATAAAATTTTACAAACAGCATAAGCTTTTAGAATGCTTTCTTCATGATTTCCAATATAAATATGATTTTTTTCGGATTCTATTTGGTCTTTTTTATGTATATTTGATTGAGGATTGATTCTTTCCATCCAATGATCACTATTACCCTCATTTTTTAGATTTTGATTGCTTGAGGAATATTTTTTTATTTTATTATTTAAGTTTGAATAATTCCATGGTGTCCTTAAATAATTTTCTGAATTAAAAAAAGAAGTAGAATCTTTATTTGTACTTATTTTATAATCCATTTTTATAACTGATGATGTTCCTTTATAAAGTATCTCACTTAAAAAATGATAAAAGGAATTGCATAAGTTTTTTATATTTGGTGATTCTTGATCTTCTATTTGTTCAAATAATGACGATAACTCAGGAGATATTTTATGATTTATTAAAATTTCTTGTATTGATTTTCGTTTTTCAAAAGAAATATTTTTAGTTTTTTTATCGCGATTAAATACTTCGCATAATTCTTTAAATTCAGGGATTTTATTTTCTATAATTATAGTGAATTTTTGTATATCACTAAAAAATCGGGATGCAGCTCCTGCTGCGGGAATGCATGTTACTAAATGATTATTTCTCCAATAACTCATTGAGCTTTTTTGAAATTTTCTTAACATAGGATGATAAGTAGAGGAAAGTATTCTTGTAATTTGTTTCCATGATAAAATACCACCATTACTTGTTGTACAGGCTCCCATAATAGGAATTGTGGTGTTTATTTGTTTATTTAATGCTTGAAGAATTCTTGAGTGATGAATTGAAATTCTTTCGAAATCTAATTGGTGCTCATATAAAAGCTCTGAAGAAATTGGACTAGATTGTTCAGATTTTTTATTTATTTTTACATCACTTTCTAAATGCATTCATTATCTCCTATAAAAATAGAATCCAAGATTAAGTTATCAAGAATATCTAAATTAGGCAAAAACCTCTTGACCAGTTCTTTATACTTTGTTTGATAAAGAATCACCATTTTGGTGAAGTGATGATGGGAATAAATTGAAATGAAATCCTTTTTTGGTCAAAATCGCAGCAAACTTGTACAAGATATTGCCAATACTTTTGGCGAATTAAAATCTCAGTTAAGAGCAGAACAACTTTTTCGAAAAATATATAAACAAAATCCTATTCAAGACGTAGATTTTGAAGGACTTAGCGAAGAAGTTAGAAAATGGTTTTTAAATCATTATGACCTTAATATCCCATTGGAAATACATGAACTACAATCTAGTACACATGATGGTTCTGTTAAATTTGCTATGCGTTTAAAAAAAGACGGTAGGCTCGTAGAAAGTGTGCTCATTCCAGAAAGAGGCAGGCTTACACAGTGTATTTCTACACAAGTTGGTTGTGCTCAGGCTTGTCGTTTTTGCCAAACGGGTCGTATGGGGTTATTACGTAGCCTCACAACAGAAGAAATTGTAGGCCAAGTTATTTTGGCCGAAAAGTGGAAAGCAGAAAACCCCAATTTTCAGGTATCTTCCTATAAACAAGTAACAAATATTGTTTATATGGGAATGGGGGAACCACTCGATAATATTGATAATGTAATAGAAAGTACTCATATTTTTTGCGATAATCTAGGACTAAATTTTTCTCCAAATAAGGTTACAATTAGTACAGTTGGTTTAATGCCAGCTTTAAATCAGGTTTTGGAAAATACAAAAGTAGCCGTGGCTTTGTCTTTGCACTCTCCCTTTGAAGCGGAAAGAAGTAAAATCATGCCGGTAAATGTAAAGCATCCCATAACCGAAGTAGTTCGTACTATTAAAGAACATTCAAAAAATGGGTCACGTCGTTCATTTATGATTCAATATACCTTACTTCGTGGTATTAATGATTCAAAGGAACATGCAGAAGCTCTTGTCTCTTTATTAAAGGATGTTTCGGTTAAAATTAATTTAATTCCTTTAAATGAGCATGAAGGGGCTTCTTATAGAAGACCTGACTTGGGAAGAGTTTATGCATTTCAACAAGAATTAAAAAAAGCGGGAATGGTAGCAACGGTTCGTCTTTCAAAAGGTAGAGACATTCAAGCTGCTTGTGGACAGCTTATTAAAGACAAGGCAATTAAAGAATGAGTTTTTTCAACCAAGCCATTATGATTGGCGATCTTCATATTAAAAATAGAGTTTTTTTAGCGCCTCTTGCTGGAGTCTCAGATATTCCTTTTCGGAGAATATGCCAAGAATTAGGTGCTGGGTTAACTTATGTAGAAATGCTTTCTGCCACTGCAATTTCTTATAATAATAAACGTACTTTTGAAATGATGGCTAGGCATAAAACAGAATCTGTTCTTGGAGTTCAAGTAACAGGCCCTATTGCCAGTCAAGTTGCACATGCCGTAACTGTGTTAGATGGTCAAGGATTTAATACTATTGATATAAATATGGGGTGTCCTGTTCGTAAAGTGGTAGGGGCAGGGTGTGGAAGTGCTATATTAAAAGACCCAGAACGTATTACAGAAACTGTTTTATCTTCTCGAGCATCTACCAAACGCCCTCTTTCTGCCAAATACCGCTTGGGTTACACCCGTGAAAACGTAAATGTTGAAAATACAACAGAACGTGTAATTAACGCAAATGTAGACATGTTTACTGTGCATGGAAGAACCCGTTCTGAAAGTTATTCCACTCCCTGTGATTTAAATGGGATTAAATCGGCTATGTCAGTTGGCCAAAACTTAAGTCAAAAAGTAGTTAAGGTTGGGAATGGCGATGTTTTTTGTTATTCTTCTGCTGATAAAATGCAAAAAGAAACAGGATGCGATGCTGTCATGGTGAGCCGAGGCGCATTAGGAAACCCTTGGATTTTTTCTGAAATTTTAGCAGGAACTTCTTTGTCTCCTACATTTGAAGAATGGTTTGACGTCGTTATGAGACATATTAGCTATCAAGAAGAGCATTATGGCAAAACAAAACTGTCCGCTATTTTAGCTCGTAAACATTTACTTTGGTACACAAAAGGGTTCCCTTCTAGCAAAGGGGTTCGTGATTTATTAAATAGAGTAGAAGATTTAACACAAGCTCGAGAAATTTTAAAAGATTATGCTTTGCGAACGCCTAAAGATTTTATTCGTTTCACTGGATTTTCTCAAGAAATAACAAGTGATTATGATCCAAAATATGAAATGGATCGAAATTTGGACAGGGGTGTCGGTGATGAAGGTATGGATGCCTAATAAAGCCCTCTTGTCATTTCAATGATTTCGTTTAACTTTAGTAGTGTACATGTAATATTTGTACCTATCTACTTTCAAAGGAAAGGAAGTAAAAAATGAGTTTTAATCGTTTTCAAAATAATTCAAATTGGATGGAAAATGCAGGAAAAAATGCCATTGCACAATCCACTGCAAGCAAAACTATTGCTGGTGTTTATGGATGGATGTCCTTTGGTGTTCTTCTTAGTGCCATAATGGGTCTTGCAATCATTCAAACAGGTGGTCTTCAAGCCATAGCAAGTTTGGGTCGTTTTGCAATTTATGGTGTTTTTGCAGTTCAAATTGGCCTTGTATTGGCTATGAGTTTTGCTGCAGAAAAACTAAGCGCTTCGGCATTAAAATTTATGTTCTTACTTTACGCTTCGATTACAGGTGTTACTTTTGCCATGATTATGGCTGTATATCCTATCGGTAATGTGATTGCTTTGTTTGCAGTTGCAGCTGTTGGTTTTGCAGGTCTTGCCGTTTTTGGTGCTGTAACAAAGAAAAATTTAGGTTTTATGAAAACATTTTTATTTATGGGCGTAATTATGATTTTAGGCGCTTATATTATTAATATGTTTATTCATAGTGAAATTCTTCGTTCTTTTGCAGGTTGGGCTGGAATTTTAGTATTTTCTGGTTTAACTGCTTATGATTCTCAACGTATTCGTGAAGGTGCTTATCAACTTGCTTTTGATGGTGC
This window harbors:
- a CDS encoding DUF4301 family protein, with product MHLESDVKINKKSEQSSPISSELLYEHQLDFERISIHHSRILQALNKQINTTIPIMGACTTSNGGILSWKQITRILSSTYHPMLRKFQKSSMSYWRNNHLVTCIPAAGAASRFFSDIQKFTIIIENKIPEFKELCEVFNRDKKTKNISFEKRKSIQEILINHKISPELSSLFEQIEDQESPNIKNLCNSFYHFLSEILYKGTSSVIKMDYKISTNKDSTSFFNSENYLRTPWNYSNLNNKIKKYSSSNQNLKNEGNSDHWMERINPQSNIHKKDQIESEKNHIYIGNHEESILKAYAVCKILLNQYGSLPKALVPTTNEGDSFLMLKLSEQIKLLPCLGNVLVVPTNMKKEFENQIQTLTSQIQESTMDIFTLRNSPFAPEWLKNNRKNSGQWFILEQGRALSTIRFNMDGTPFKDEDGKYTPVSAGHGELIHLFDKIADEFPSAECLHIRNIDNVIGTSNDRSDELNVPAEAFRIVRDCIEYLRAKIEDLLFSENKCEISLRIHDKISLQVLDYLSQFIDNNLAQEGLKICYDNKNNFNGIPFQAFHKIIGNLFHWQPLSPSLNEIESWEQTLTWMEQPISIFGVVRKEVADIGGGPIFATLPDGTKIKLCIEMPHSSEEDSNEYFGSRGKSTHFNPVLAFFELRTNKRSFEKENSIGKKVIYSKLFDERFWLLTKREYKGIPVCYHETVLHELIGNSATTNLIFIEVPRTLFRPHKSFFDSLGNDRRSYGFDETLATSETRNF
- the rlmN gene encoding 23S rRNA (adenine(2503)-C(2))-methyltransferase RlmN, translated to MKSFFGQNRSKLVQDIANTFGELKSQLRAEQLFRKIYKQNPIQDVDFEGLSEEVRKWFLNHYDLNIPLEIHELQSSTHDGSVKFAMRLKKDGRLVESVLIPERGRLTQCISTQVGCAQACRFCQTGRMGLLRSLTTEEIVGQVILAEKWKAENPNFQVSSYKQVTNIVYMGMGEPLDNIDNVIESTHIFCDNLGLNFSPNKVTISTVGLMPALNQVLENTKVAVALSLHSPFEAERSKIMPVNVKHPITEVVRTIKEHSKNGSRRSFMIQYTLLRGINDSKEHAEALVSLLKDVSVKINLIPLNEHEGASYRRPDLGRVYAFQQELKKAGMVATVRLSKGRDIQAACGQLIKDKAIKE
- a CDS encoding tRNA dihydrouridine synthase; translated protein: MSFFNQAIMIGDLHIKNRVFLAPLAGVSDIPFRRICQELGAGLTYVEMLSATAISYNNKRTFEMMARHKTESVLGVQVTGPIASQVAHAVTVLDGQGFNTIDINMGCPVRKVVGAGCGSAILKDPERITETVLSSRASTKRPLSAKYRLGYTRENVNVENTTERVINANVDMFTVHGRTRSESYSTPCDLNGIKSAMSVGQNLSQKVVKVGNGDVFCYSSADKMQKETGCDAVMVSRGALGNPWIFSEILAGTSLSPTFEEWFDVVMRHISYQEEHYGKTKLSAILARKHLLWYTKGFPSSKGVRDLLNRVEDLTQAREILKDYALRTPKDFIRFTGFSQEITSDYDPKYEMDRNLDRGVGDEGMDA
- a CDS encoding Bax inhibitor-1 family protein, with translation MSFNRFQNNSNWMENAGKNAIAQSTASKTIAGVYGWMSFGVLLSAIMGLAIIQTGGLQAIASLGRFAIYGVFAVQIGLVLAMSFAAEKLSASALKFMFLLYASITGVTFAMIMAVYPIGNVIALFAVAAVGFAGLAVFGAVTKKNLGFMKTFLFMGVIMILGAYIINMFIHSEILRSFAGWAGILVFSGLTAYDSQRIREGAYQLAFDGAGNSPALSKFMIFGALTMYLNFINLFISLLQIFGGRKS